The sequence CGCAGCCACAGCGCCCGCGGCGGAGGCCGGTGCCGTTTACGTCGGCGGTCTGCGCGACCGGAGCCGCAAGACTGGCAATCCGGCTTCTGGCGGGTGAGGGTCAAGCCCGTCGTCCCGCGCAAGCAGGTCAACGAGGACGCCGACGACGCGATCGCTTTTATCTCGATGACGCTTCCTCATCGGTCGCGCTGGGCTTCATTGACCCACTGGAACAGGCCTATACCCACATCGCCCGCCATTCCGGCGCGGGTTTGCCGCGTCATGGGCATGAATTGAGCCTGCCTGGCCTGCGCGCCTGGCGGCTGTCGGTCGGCCACGCCGTCAGTCGCGCCGCGCAAACCACGCATGGATCAACCCCGCCTGATAGAACATCACCGGTTCATCAAAGCCGGCCTCGGCGATGATCGCGGCCACCTGCGCCGGCGGCAGGACGGCGACGTCGCGGCGGTAGGCTTCGCGCATCTGCGCCACGCCGGCCGTGGGGATGTCGGCGGCGCGCATCATGTTTTCCCAGGTGGTGAGCAGCGCGGTGTAGGCAGTCGAATCGACATCCGAGGCGAGGTCGGAGCTGGCCAGCAGGCCGTCGGGCCGGAGCCTGGCGGCAATGCTGCGGAAGAAGTTGACGCGTGCGTTGCGGTCGGTGAGGAACTGCGAGACGAGAAAACTGGTGGCGGCGTCGAAGCTGCTCTGGTCGGGCAAGGTGGCGAGATAGCCTTCGTGGAAGGCGCAGCGCGACAGGTAGCCGCCCGCCTCGGCCTTGCGGCGGCAGATGTCGAGCATGGCGCCGGAGGGCTCGACGGCGGTAAAGGTCCACCGGGGGTGGCGCTTGGCGAGGTAGTCGATCTCCTCGCCCGTGCCGGCGCCGACGCACAGGATGCGCGCCTGGGCCGGGAGGCCGGCAAAGACTGCTTCGAGCAGGAAGTGCAGCGCGTCGCGAATGGGGGCGGTCTTGGCCCAGCGAGTGTCATAGCCGGCGGCCTGTTGATCGAAGATGGCTTTGATGTTGTCGCTTTGCATGGCGTGGCCTCGAGGGGTGTCGCGCCTGATTGTAGGCCATCAGCATTACGGTCATTGTTGCGCGCTGGCTGCAGCGGATCGATGGCCGCCGGGGGCAGGGCAGCGCTCGGCGTGGTCAGAGCCGGTCGAAGTGCTCGGTCATGGTCCGTCGCAGGGCCGCATCCGGCAATGGGCCGTGCAGCGCGCCCATGTTCTCGCGCATGTGGGCGGGCTGCGAGGTGGCGGGAATGGCGCAGGTGACGGCGGGGTGCGAGATGACGAACTTGAGGAAGACCTGCGCCCAGCTCGTGCAGCCGATCTCGGCGGCATAGCCGGGCAGGGGGTGGCCGCGTACGCGGTTGAACAGGTCACCGCCGTCGAAGGGGCGGTTGATGATGACGGCGCAGCCGTGCTCGGCGGCCAGCGGCAGCAGGCGGGTGTCGGCGGCGCGGTGGGCGAGGTTATAGGTCAGCTGTACGAAGTCGAGTGCTTCGTTGCGGATCAGCGCGGCGAGGTCGTCATGTCGCCGGCCGTGCGAGGTGGTGATGCCGAGGTAGCGGATCTGCCCCTCGGCTTTCATGCGCCGCAGGGTGGGCAGGTGGGCGTCCCAGTCGAGCAGGTTGTGCACCTGCATGAGGTCGAAACGCGGCAGACCCCACAGGTCGAGCGAGCGGGCCATCTGCTGCTCGCCCATCCATTGCCCGGGCGTCCATACCTTGGTGGCCGAGAACAGCGCCGCGGCGCCCGGGCTTTGTGGCAGCAATTCGCCGAGTACCGCCTCGGCGCTGCCGTACATGGGCGAGGAGTCGATGAGCCGGCCGCCGGCGGTGAAGAAGGCTTGCAGCACCTGCCAGCGGGTGGTGAGGGCGTCGCTGGGCACCGGCGACCTGCCCCGTGCCA comes from Denitromonas sp. and encodes:
- a CDS encoding class I SAM-dependent methyltransferase, whose product is MQSDNIKAIFDQQAAGYDTRWAKTAPIRDALHFLLEAVFAGLPAQARILCVGAGTGEEIDYLAKRHPRWTFTAVEPSGAMLDICRRKAEAGGYLSRCAFHEGYLATLPDQSSFDAATSFLVSQFLTDRNARVNFFRSIAARLRPDGLLASSDLASDVDSTAYTALLTTWENMMRAADIPTAGVAQMREAYRRDVAVLPPAQVAAIIAEAGFDEPVMFYQAGLIHAWFARRD
- a CDS encoding aldo/keto reductase — its product is MPPTRPINADRRRLLAAALASAMGAPRRLAAAPSIHTRPIPASGERLPALGMGTWITFDVARGRSPVPSDALTTRWQVLQAFFTAGGRLIDSSPMYGSAEAVLGELLPQSPGAAALFSATKVWTPGQWMGEQQMARSLDLWGLPRFDLMQVHNLLDWDAHLPTLRRMKAEGQIRYLGITTSHGRRHDDLAALIRNEALDFVQLTYNLAHRAADTRLLPLAAEHGCAVIINRPFDGGDLFNRVRGHPLPGYAAEIGCTSWAQVFLKFVISHPAVTCAIPATSQPAHMRENMGALHGPLPDAALRRTMTEHFDRL